One window from the genome of Mustela lutreola isolate mMusLut2 chromosome 11, mMusLut2.pri, whole genome shotgun sequence encodes:
- the PIWIL3 gene encoding LOW QUALITY PROTEIN: piwi-like protein 3 (The sequence of the model RefSeq protein was modified relative to this genomic sequence to represent the inferred CDS: substituted 2 bases at 2 genomic stop codons) yields the protein MSGRARTRARGRTRGQTPSQPVPPEATVPPGATAPPAQQAGQTPPSPSPLQVRSQVVQPAQRRRPRRAPQAPEETQLVATVQAASLKERNHFGGIFRDHVVDTRQYLDHVRESTAGTRGRLVKLFANHFRVTSRPQQITCKYNIDYMPDIEDRQVRSELLLXHKAIIGKCYIFDGTSLLLPHKLXSPKMELVSLLKKQVVKVTIEFTSELMPTSPDCLRYYNILFRRILKMMELEQVGRNYYNKREAMEFHNHKLVIWPGYVTSILEYETSITLCADVNHKLFRMQTAYDLISDIRDGFPTKQELQEQVSKRLVGSVVSTMYNNKTYRVDAINWEETPRTTFKTSDRGAPGLQVSHSVQSYTTTLENHASSKTQMVVCVLSSEKELYDSIKQYLCVSCPIPSQCVITRTLDKPQMLLTIATNIAQQMNCKIGGALWKVETELQNAMFIGIDCFHDTVNRQKSIAGFVSSINQELTQ from the exons ATGTCAGGCCGAGCCAGGACCCGAGCCCGAGGCAGAACCCGTGGTCAGACGCCCTCTCAACCCGTGCCACCTGAAGCCACTGTGCCACCTGGAGCCACAGCGCCGCCA GCTCAGCAAGCTGGCCAAACTCCGCCTAGCCCCTCGCCCCTGCAAGTGAGGAGCCAAGTGGTTCAGCCTGCACAACGAAGAAGACCAAGAAGAGCACCTCAGGCTCCAG aGGAAACTCAGCTGGTGGCTACAGTCCAGGCAGCGTCGTTGAAGGAGAGAAACCATTTTGGGGGCATCTTTCGAGACCATGTGGTGGATACCCGACAGTACTTGGACCACGTGAGAGAGTCCACGGCAG GCACACGGGGTAGACTTGTGAAGCTATTTGCAAACCATTTCCGAGTGACATCTCGCCCCCAGCAGATCACCTGTAAGTACAATATTGACTACATGCCAGACATTGAGGACAGACAAGTTCGTTCAGAACTGCTTCTGTAGCATAAAGCGATAATCGGAAAGTGTTATATATTTGATGGAACTTCTTTGTTATTACCTCACAAACTATGATCACCA aaAATGGAATTGGTCAGCCTGCTGAAAAAACAGGTTGTGAAGGTGACCATTGAATTCACCAGCGAACTCATGCCCACCTCACCAGACTGTTTACGTTATTACAACATTCTCTTTAGAAG AATTTTGAAGATGATGGAGTTGGAGCAAGTTGGTCGCAACTATTACAACAAGCGAGAGGCCATGGAGTTCCATAATCACAA GCTGGTCATCTGGCCTGGATATGTTACTTCTATTCTTGagtatgaaaccagcattaccctctGTGCTGACGTGAACCATAAACTGTTCCGAATGCAAACAGCCTATGATTTAATATCGGATATTCGTGATGGCTTCCCCACAAAGCAAGAGCTTCAGGAGCAAGTTTCTAAACGACTAGTCGGATCAGTTGTTTCTACGAT GTATAACAACAAAACCTATAGGGTGGATGCTATTAATTGGGAGGAAACTCCCAGAACTACATTTAAAACCTcagatagaggggcgcctgg gcTTCAAGTAAGTCATTCAGTCCAATCCTATACAACCACCTTAGAAAACCACGCATCCTCCAAAACACAGATG GTTGTTTGCGTGTTGTCCAGTGAAAAAGAGCTGTATGATAGCATAAAACAATACCTGTGTGTCAGTTGCCCAATCCCAAGCCAGTGTGTCATCACACGGACCTTAGACAAACCCCAGATGCTGCTGACCATTGCGACAAATATTGCCCAGCAGATGAACTGCAAGATAGGAGGAGCCCTCTGGAAGGTGGAGACAGAA ttgcAGAATGCGATGTTCATTGGTATTGACTGTTTCCACGATACTGTAAATCGGCAGAAGTCAATTGCAGGCTTTGTGTCCAGCATCAATCAGGAATTGACACAGTGA